Proteins co-encoded in one Schaalia radingae genomic window:
- a CDS encoding single-stranded DNA-binding protein translates to MSANMTVTLRGRIGTDVKEIRTATGRTTTRFRLATPRWRINDRGEFDEQEPQWYTIRAWDKLAHNMSTSFAKGHPIVLTGRPSVNAWKDAAGEVKSELVIVAHSAGHDLNYGWSHFDRPKESRPEGEAERDDGGTGNLQIRTSRDDGGDAVAADAPAPQMVTAAV, encoded by the coding sequence ATGAGCGCGAATATGACAGTGACATTACGCGGACGCATCGGAACGGACGTGAAGGAAATCAGGACTGCGACGGGACGAACGACCACACGTTTCCGGCTTGCCACACCGCGTTGGCGCATCAACGATCGGGGAGAATTCGATGAGCAGGAACCCCAGTGGTACACGATCCGCGCATGGGACAAGCTCGCGCATAATATGTCGACCTCATTTGCCAAGGGGCATCCCATCGTGCTGACTGGACGGCCCAGCGTTAATGCGTGGAAAGATGCGGCGGGTGAGGTTAAGAGCGAACTGGTTATTGTGGCGCACAGCGCCGGGCACGACCTGAACTACGGGTGGTCGCACTTCGATAGGCCAAAGGAATCACGGCCAGAGGGAGAAGCAGAACGTGACGACGGAGGCACGGGAAACCTTCAGATCCGGACCTCGCGCGATGATGGCGGCGATGCGGTCGCAGCAGATGCTCCAGCGCCCCAGATGGTAACGGCAGCGGTGTAA
- the orn gene encoding oligoribonuclease → MTKQLKNPLVWIDCEMTGLDVAHDALIEVAVVITDASLTVVDPGIDILIQPSEEALNHMDDYVRNMHTQSGLLDELKDGIASMEEAESIVLDYIKKFVPVSGRALLAGNTVGMDRLFLSANMPRVIDHLHYRIIDVSSIKELAKRWYPCVYECSPEKHGGHRALADIRESIQELEYYRRALFPSDQGPSREDAQKIAGEVAALGIVEGAAQQN, encoded by the coding sequence ATGACGAAGCAACTGAAGAATCCACTGGTGTGGATCGACTGCGAAATGACCGGTCTTGACGTGGCGCATGACGCCCTGATCGAAGTGGCGGTCGTGATCACCGACGCGAGCCTGACCGTCGTGGACCCCGGAATCGACATTCTGATCCAGCCCTCTGAGGAGGCGCTGAATCACATGGACGACTATGTGCGCAACATGCACACACAATCCGGCCTGCTTGACGAGCTCAAGGACGGCATCGCGTCGATGGAGGAAGCCGAGAGCATCGTCCTGGACTACATCAAGAAGTTCGTCCCTGTGTCGGGTCGCGCCCTGCTGGCGGGGAACACGGTCGGCATGGATCGCCTGTTCCTGAGCGCGAACATGCCACGCGTCATCGACCACCTGCACTACCGCATTATCGACGTGTCCTCCATCAAGGAACTCGCCAAGCGCTGGTACCCGTGCGTTTACGAGTGCTCACCTGAGAAGCATGGGGGCCACCGCGCACTGGCCGACATTCGTGAATCCATCCAGGAACTTGAGTACTACCGTCGTGCACTTTTCCCATCTGACCAGGGACCCAGTCGCGAAGACGCCCAGAAGATTGCCGGCGAGGTTGCCGCTTTGGGCATTGTCGAGGGTGCCGCCCAGCAGAATTGA
- the ilvA gene encoding threonine ammonia-lyase IlvA, whose protein sequence is MASSQHVPPHSELNDTLTVTLNDIMRASLSLKDVVKHTPLDVSERLTQELGVPVLLKREDQQVCRSFKVRGAYAKMSALSAQSRQQGVVCASAGNHAQGVAFACAHLNVRGTIYLPSTTPRQKRERIAAIGGEWVEQVIVDGGFDRANALATEAARVTGREYVHPYDDPGTIAGGGTIGVELAEQIPADTSCVLVPVGGGGLIAGIATALSHLRPDVRVIGVEPYGAASMQRAFDEGGPTALDRVDSFVDGTAVGTVGTLPFHLAQENVSSLVSVPEGAVCTEMVSLYQTDGIIAEPAGALASTAARTLLTDPKRRAELTGSDEGSIVCVVSGGNNDLSRYAEVVERSLRHEGLRHYFVVTFPQQPGALRLFLSEVLGPGDDVVHFEYTKKNNRETGPALVGIDLSDPADIERLRTRMEASPLHVEEVAPDSEIFRLLV, encoded by the coding sequence GTGGCATCATCTCAGCACGTACCGCCACATTCAGAACTCAACGACACATTGACAGTGACGCTCAATGACATTATGCGTGCCAGCCTGTCCCTGAAAGACGTCGTCAAGCACACGCCGCTGGATGTGTCGGAACGGTTGACGCAGGAACTGGGCGTGCCCGTCTTGCTCAAGCGTGAGGATCAGCAGGTGTGCCGCTCATTCAAAGTGCGCGGCGCGTACGCGAAGATGAGTGCACTGAGCGCGCAGTCGCGTCAACAGGGTGTGGTGTGTGCTTCGGCCGGTAACCATGCTCAGGGTGTGGCGTTCGCATGCGCGCACCTGAACGTACGCGGCACCATCTATCTGCCGTCGACCACGCCGCGTCAGAAACGTGAACGTATCGCCGCCATCGGAGGCGAATGGGTGGAACAGGTCATCGTGGATGGCGGTTTTGACCGTGCGAACGCTTTGGCGACGGAGGCTGCGCGCGTCACGGGACGCGAATATGTCCACCCCTACGATGATCCAGGAACAATCGCGGGCGGAGGCACCATCGGTGTCGAACTGGCCGAGCAGATCCCTGCTGACACGTCCTGCGTGCTGGTGCCTGTCGGGGGCGGTGGCCTCATCGCGGGGATTGCGACAGCGCTCAGCCATCTGCGACCTGACGTGCGTGTCATTGGTGTGGAGCCGTACGGCGCTGCCTCGATGCAGCGCGCCTTTGACGAGGGTGGTCCTACCGCGCTGGATCGTGTTGATTCCTTTGTTGACGGGACCGCTGTCGGGACGGTGGGAACCTTGCCGTTCCACCTGGCGCAGGAAAACGTGTCCTCTCTTGTGTCGGTGCCCGAAGGGGCCGTGTGCACGGAGATGGTGTCTCTGTATCAAACTGACGGCATCATTGCTGAGCCTGCGGGGGCGCTGGCCAGCACGGCTGCTCGCACGTTGCTGACCGATCCGAAACGGCGCGCTGAGCTCACGGGCAGCGATGAGGGATCCATTGTCTGTGTCGTGTCCGGTGGCAACAATGACTTGAGCCGTTATGCGGAAGTGGTGGAACGCTCGCTGCGTCATGAGGGGCTGCGGCACTATTTTGTTGTGACCTTCCCACAGCAGCCGGGTGCGTTGCGCCTGTTCCTGTCAGAAGTGTTGGGTCCAGGTGATGACGTGGTGCATTTCGAGTACACGAAGAAGAACAATCGTGAGACCGGGCCTGCGTTGGTGGGAATCGATCTGAGCGATCCGGCAGACATTGAACGGCTGCGCACACGGATGGAAGCCTCTCCCCTGCATGTCGAAGAAGTTGCTCCGGATTCGGAGATTTTCCGTCTGCTGGTGTGA
- a CDS encoding sigma-70 region 4 domain-containing protein, translating to MVRELVRASFSDAHAWGWSIDGTYREVGMPRAQFDPYRQSTLWACVADGRRAFDALPAQLRRRVYLNVVVGLPQVEVARREGVTQGAVWQSLTRADELMLTFLNGDEDEAG from the coding sequence GTGGTGCGTGAACTGGTGCGCGCGTCGTTCAGTGATGCTCACGCGTGGGGGTGGAGTATTGACGGCACGTATCGTGAAGTGGGGATGCCGCGTGCACAGTTCGACCCTTACAGGCAGTCAACGTTGTGGGCGTGTGTGGCTGATGGTAGGCGCGCGTTTGACGCGCTGCCAGCACAGTTGCGCCGCCGCGTCTATCTAAATGTGGTTGTGGGCTTGCCACAGGTGGAAGTAGCGCGCCGTGAGGGTGTCACTCAGGGTGCAGTGTGGCAGTCGCTAACGCGCGCTGACGAACTCATGTTGACGTTTCTCAACGGTGACGAGGACGAAGCCGGGTAG
- a CDS encoding AAA family ATPase, whose translation MSSTRIAVITRPDKIQIKRPVFIKEDWYPRGVLTLIGGRGGEGKSSLVLADVAAGTRGELEGDSYGQPLKFILTSPEDDPSMQKSRLKVAGADEQYYGFLEVQQADDLMYFSESTPNLLIDLKTIGEQLQTFGADAWIIDPITNIIGGNPDKKEDVRNALNPLALLARKLNIAVIGIMHFNKGGGYQSDKLSGSAAWRDVARSVILVAHDPETNERIITVDKSNYSQAAGKSWEFKLDTVDTVDDDGNAMQQVMATVLNPTATSVQDVINRPYDMDTGDQNEARAFIIDYLQSNGGEAKAADVLKAGKAEGFTNVELKNARKRARNPAIKTSKQQYSGGWLWSLDEQANEKPPKVSPQPQGVQGVMHGVGDTLDTFDTFEPKDPPLFTLPKEETA comes from the coding sequence ATGAGTAGCACGCGCATCGCAGTTATCACCCGCCCTGACAAGATTCAGATCAAGCGACCAGTGTTCATTAAGGAAGACTGGTACCCGCGAGGTGTTCTCACACTCATAGGTGGGCGTGGTGGTGAAGGAAAATCATCCCTAGTCCTTGCAGACGTGGCAGCAGGAACACGAGGAGAACTCGAAGGCGACAGCTACGGGCAACCCTTAAAGTTCATCCTCACGTCACCTGAAGACGATCCCAGTATGCAAAAGTCACGCCTGAAAGTCGCCGGAGCTGACGAACAGTACTACGGATTCCTCGAAGTCCAGCAAGCAGATGATCTTATGTACTTTTCGGAGAGCACGCCTAACCTACTGATCGACCTTAAAACGATCGGTGAACAGCTCCAGACATTCGGTGCTGACGCATGGATCATTGACCCGATCACGAACATTATCGGAGGCAACCCCGACAAGAAAGAAGACGTGCGCAACGCGCTGAACCCGCTAGCGCTACTAGCCCGCAAGCTCAACATTGCAGTAATCGGCATCATGCACTTCAACAAGGGCGGCGGATACCAGTCAGACAAACTCAGTGGCAGTGCAGCATGGAGAGACGTAGCACGAAGCGTCATCCTTGTTGCCCACGATCCCGAAACCAACGAGCGGATCATTACCGTTGACAAGTCCAACTACTCACAGGCAGCAGGGAAATCATGGGAGTTCAAACTAGACACAGTCGACACCGTTGACGATGACGGCAACGCCATGCAGCAAGTCATGGCAACCGTCCTGAATCCGACAGCGACCAGCGTCCAAGACGTCATTAATCGTCCCTACGACATGGACACAGGAGACCAGAACGAAGCTAGAGCCTTCATCATTGATTATCTGCAATCCAACGGTGGGGAAGCCAAAGCTGCTGACGTGCTCAAGGCCGGCAAAGCCGAAGGATTCACCAACGTTGAACTCAAGAACGCGCGCAAGAGAGCACGCAACCCCGCGATCAAAACCAGCAAGCAACAATACAGTGGTGGATGGTTGTGGAGCCTTGACGAACAAGCCAACGAGAAGCCGCCCAAGGTGTCACCACAGCCCCAAGGTGTCCAAGGTGTCATGCACGGTGTGGGTGACACCTTGGACACCTTCGACACCTTCGAACCGAAAGACCCACCACTATTCACACTCCCAAAGGAGGAAACAGCATGA
- a CDS encoding helix-turn-helix domain-containing protein, with the protein MKVSDLTAFTGIAPNTIYTWIKQGRIKTVEFGSRILIPADEMERLLTEGVPTPNPYRDGDAA; encoded by the coding sequence ATGAAGGTTAGCGACTTGACGGCCTTCACCGGCATTGCGCCCAACACGATCTACACGTGGATCAAGCAAGGGCGAATCAAAACCGTTGAGTTCGGCTCGCGTATCTTGATCCCAGCAGACGAGATGGAGCGCCTATTAACCGAAGGCGTGCCTACACCCAACCCGTACAGGGACGGTGACGCGGCATGA
- a CDS encoding helix-turn-helix domain-containing protein has product MAENLRDNAHPASPELLTIQQAAELLNVSVGTVRKWITSGELNAYRYGAHGRIVRITRDDIHQFATPIIGGAK; this is encoded by the coding sequence ATGGCTGAAAACTTAAGGGACAACGCGCACCCAGCTAGTCCCGAACTTCTCACGATTCAACAGGCAGCGGAACTTCTCAACGTGTCAGTGGGCACCGTCCGCAAATGGATTACCAGCGGTGAGCTGAACGCCTACCGCTATGGGGCACATGGTCGTATCGTGCGCATCACCCGCGATGATATCCACCAGTTCGCCACCCCCATCATTGGAGGTGCCAAGTGA
- a CDS encoding tyrosine-type recombinase/integrase gives MPRNTPQQQRPFGKIKRLPSGNYRADYPDPRKNGKRIAAPATFSRKEDAQVWLSTEKQSIDRGTWKSPEQVERERAEAERKARYDNMTFGDYYPMFRKSVRWAPSSARTREPRIKKYILPYWKDVPIKQIDKYMIDQWVTEVVAPLGYGQRKEVWRLFKQILRAAEDSDVIDVVPKVSRHSKDLIPPQVNEPPAHSNRALSREEVQNVIAEASDESRPALVLMVVTGMRPGEVRGLKPRAIDFKNNLVRIEHTVKMEGKAQRGEDNAKTRSSLRTIPIDPRITAMLKQHISSHMTGVDAYVFQSPKEKGRAVSLTSFQKTVKATQKRHDYDRMAPYCLRHTFETQAQLTSGAIMMDVDAMMGHEVRNDPNMQRRYSHASLERQRLVATYMADWVLNPPASKAETRTDIVG, from the coding sequence ATGCCACGCAACACGCCACAACAGCAGCGCCCCTTCGGTAAAATCAAGCGCCTACCGTCCGGGAATTACAGGGCGGATTATCCAGACCCGCGCAAGAATGGGAAGCGTATAGCCGCCCCAGCCACGTTCTCACGCAAGGAAGACGCGCAAGTATGGCTATCGACTGAGAAGCAATCTATTGACCGGGGAACGTGGAAAAGCCCTGAACAGGTGGAGCGTGAGCGCGCCGAAGCAGAACGCAAAGCCCGGTACGACAATATGACGTTTGGCGACTACTACCCGATGTTCAGGAAGTCCGTCCGATGGGCACCCTCATCAGCGCGCACACGCGAGCCAAGAATCAAGAAATATATTCTGCCCTACTGGAAAGACGTTCCGATCAAGCAGATCGACAAGTACATGATTGACCAGTGGGTGACCGAGGTTGTCGCACCATTGGGCTACGGGCAGCGCAAGGAAGTGTGGCGCTTGTTTAAGCAGATATTGAGAGCGGCGGAAGATTCCGACGTGATCGACGTGGTGCCGAAGGTCAGCAGACACTCGAAGGATCTTATTCCCCCTCAGGTCAACGAGCCGCCCGCTCACTCCAACCGTGCTTTATCGCGTGAGGAAGTACAGAACGTGATAGCCGAAGCGTCCGACGAGAGCAGACCCGCCTTAGTTCTCATGGTTGTTACCGGCATGAGGCCGGGAGAAGTCAGAGGCTTGAAGCCCAGGGCGATTGACTTCAAGAACAATCTTGTGCGCATCGAGCACACAGTGAAGATGGAAGGCAAGGCGCAGCGAGGCGAGGACAACGCTAAGACGCGCTCCAGTCTTCGCACCATTCCGATTGACCCGCGCATCACCGCGATGTTGAAGCAGCACATTAGTAGCCATATGACCGGGGTGGATGCTTACGTGTTCCAGTCACCCAAAGAAAAAGGGCGAGCAGTCTCACTGACCAGTTTCCAAAAGACCGTGAAGGCCACACAGAAACGGCATGACTATGACCGGATGGCACCCTACTGTTTGCGCCACACGTTCGAGACGCAAGCCCAGCTAACCAGTGGTGCCATCATGATGGATGTCGACGCGATGATGGGGCACGAGGTCAGGAATGATCCGAACATGCAGCGCCGCTATTCTCACGCAAGCTTGGAGCGTCAGCGCCTTGTGGCCACCTACATGGCTGATTGGGTATTGAACCCACCAGCGAGCAAAGCGGAAACGAGAACCGACATCGTGGGCTAA